Proteins from one Triticum aestivum cultivar Chinese Spring chromosome 7A, IWGSC CS RefSeq v2.1, whole genome shotgun sequence genomic window:
- the LOC123153064 gene encoding uncharacterized protein: protein MNQRVNQEWNPSEVEGERSIIDRLNNYYNNDGTNHEKIKKHDIVANLKAWFPRKTMQQCPEKEYNGTNSDHGAIYTVDGLVNKNFGLQKEVAMEGMGILFGRPLETMQTMEIQEEVHMVEEKKVLLENKICIPQPVLAPRAKGYWTPEEHRLFLHGLSSCGRGKWKDISKYFVTSRTPAQISSHAQKYFMRLQSKRSGSQRYSINDVELDDADPWKIKNSFNFWEALALQSTIGADNQNPSFGFQTPSSPFVTMNNIF, encoded by the exons ATGAATCAAAGAGTCAACCAGGAGTGGAACCCCTCTGAGGTAGAGGGGGAAAGATCAATCATTGATCGTCTCAACAACTACTACAACAATGATGGCACCAACCATGAGAAGATCAAGAAGCATGATATCGTGGCCAATCTCAAAGCATGGTTCCCTAGGAAGACCATGCAACAG TGTCCAGAGAAGGAGTACAATGGTACCAATAGTGACCATGGTGCCATTTACACTGTGGATGGCCTTGTGAATAAAAACTTTGGATTGCAAAAGGAGGTTGCCATGGAAGGAATGGGTATTTTGTTTGGTCGTCCACTGGAGACTATGCAAACCATGGAGATACAAGAAGAGGTGCATATGGTGGAGGAGAAAAAGGTGCTGTTGGAGAATAAGATTTGCATCCCTCAACCAGTGCTTGCACCACGTGCCAAGGGGTATTGGACCCCAGAGGAACACAG GCTCTTTCTCCATGGGTTGAGTTCATGTGGTCGTGGAAAATGGAAGGACATATCAAAGTACTTCGTCACTAGTAGGACTCCAGCCCAGATTTCGAGCCATGCACAGAAGTACTTCATGAGGCTACAGAGCAAACGGTCAGGAAGCCAACGCTATAGCATCAACGACGTGGAGCTCGATGATGCTGACCCATGGAAAATCAAAAATAGCTTTAATTTCTGGGAAGCACTCGCCTTGCAATCTACAATTGGTGCTGATAACCAAAATCCAAGTTTTGGTTTCCAAACTCCTTCGAGTCCATTTGTCACCATGAACAATATATTCTAG